In Nocardioides cavernae, a single genomic region encodes these proteins:
- a CDS encoding RtcB family protein, which yields MENLTPTLISWASILEDNTRAQAEQTATMPFIHPHVALMPDAHLGLGATVGSVIPTLGAIIPAAVGVDIGCGMIAVRTQYATGNLPSDRKPLRQAIERAVPLNAGAANRTVSREHTEQRLEQLRSLAAEAGFDPASYAKRWDLQLGTLGSGNHFIEVTADETGGVWLFLHSGSRGVGNRIAQKHIAVARELCAGEDLPDRDLAYLTEGTEEFDAYISEMRWAQTYALLNREEMMDRVVRQFGEWVDGDVERVEEINCHHNYTEPEHHYGRDVWLSRKGAINAEAGRPGLIPGSMGTASYVVVGKGDPVSLSSAPHGAGREYSRTRARKTFTAEDLRAAMAGIEYRDTDAFIDEIPAAYKDIDQVMADAADLVEVRHVLRQLVNVKGD from the coding sequence ATGGAGAACCTGACCCCGACGCTCATCAGCTGGGCGTCGATCCTCGAGGACAACACGCGCGCGCAGGCGGAGCAGACCGCCACGATGCCGTTCATCCACCCCCACGTCGCGCTGATGCCGGACGCACACCTTGGTCTGGGTGCCACCGTCGGGTCGGTCATCCCGACCCTCGGTGCGATCATCCCCGCCGCCGTCGGCGTGGACATCGGCTGCGGCATGATCGCCGTGCGCACCCAGTACGCCACCGGCAACCTGCCCAGCGACCGCAAGCCGCTGCGCCAGGCGATCGAGCGGGCCGTCCCGCTCAACGCCGGTGCCGCCAACCGCACGGTCAGCCGCGAGCACACCGAGCAGCGGCTCGAGCAGCTGCGGTCCCTGGCGGCCGAGGCCGGCTTCGACCCGGCGTCGTACGCCAAGCGGTGGGACCTGCAGCTGGGCACCCTCGGGTCGGGCAACCACTTCATCGAGGTCACCGCCGACGAGACCGGGGGAGTGTGGCTGTTCCTCCACTCGGGCTCGCGAGGGGTCGGCAACCGGATCGCGCAGAAGCACATCGCGGTCGCCCGCGAGCTCTGCGCCGGCGAGGACCTGCCGGACCGCGACCTGGCCTACCTCACCGAGGGCACCGAGGAGTTCGACGCCTACATCAGCGAGATGCGGTGGGCGCAGACCTACGCGCTGCTCAACCGTGAGGAGATGATGGACCGGGTCGTGCGCCAGTTCGGGGAGTGGGTCGACGGTGACGTGGAGCGGGTGGAGGAGATCAACTGCCACCACAACTACACCGAGCCCGAGCACCACTACGGCCGCGACGTGTGGCTGTCCCGCAAGGGCGCGATCAACGCCGAGGCGGGTCGGCCGGGCCTGATCCCGGGGTCGATGGGCACGGCGTCGTACGTCGTCGTCGGGAAGGGCGACCCGGTGTCGCTCAGCTCCGCCCCCCACGGGGCCGGCCGGGAGTACTCCCGGACCCGGGCGCGGAAGACCTTCACCGCCGAGGACCTGCGGGCGGCGATGGCGGGGATCGAGTACCGCGACACCGACGCGTTCATCGACGAGATCCCGGCGGCCTACAAGGACATCGACCAGGTGATGGCCGACGCGGCCGACCTGGTGGAGGTGCGCCACGTGCTGCGGCAGCTGGTCAACGTCAAGGGCGACTGA
- the qcrB gene encoding cytochrome bc1 complex cytochrome b subunit, with protein MSVDTSKVATSNRTNAATASKPGPAGSLASWADDRLGLATAMKKNLRKVFPDHWSFMLGEIALWSFVVLLLTGVFLTLWFNPSMGHITYEGSYDQLRGVGMSESMASTLHISFDVRGGLLMRQMHHWAAAIFIAAMMVHLLRVAFTGAYRKPRELNWVIGCLLLLLGTLEGFTGYSLPDDLLSGTGVRAADGFLKATPVAGSYMSFLLFGGEFPGESIIPRLYIIHVLLIPGILLALIAAHMLLLVYHKHTQWPGPGRTEQNVVGFPMLPVYAAKAGGFFFMVFGVIAIMGGLLSINPVWKFGPYDPTKVTAGSQPDWYMGWPDGLLRIIPTGWESVIFGYTISWNVMLPILIVPPMMLVILMLLPFIEGWITGDKRDHHLLQRPRNAPTRTAVMVSLMTFYGLAWAAGGNDIIAIKLHLSINQITYFMRVAIFLGPLLAFWITRRWCISLQRHDNEKLLHGYETGIITRSPEGQYAERHLPINETSAYTLTARDRDEVHTVGGDTDASGVAAPNSRSEKLRAKLSSWMYSHNVQKPTRAELEEAHHHAEHEAELQAGLDHPVDGHQFDDHRLRDTDDVPLRDH; from the coding sequence GTGAGCGTCGACACCAGCAAGGTCGCGACGAGCAACCGCACCAACGCCGCAACCGCGTCGAAGCCCGGCCCGGCCGGCTCGCTGGCCTCGTGGGCCGACGACCGCCTCGGCCTGGCGACCGCGATGAAGAAGAACCTGCGCAAGGTCTTCCCCGACCACTGGTCGTTCATGCTGGGCGAGATCGCCCTGTGGAGCTTCGTGGTCCTGCTGCTCACGGGCGTCTTCCTGACCCTGTGGTTCAACCCCTCGATGGGTCACATCACCTACGAGGGCTCCTACGACCAGCTGCGCGGCGTCGGGATGTCGGAGTCGATGGCCTCGACCCTGCACATCTCCTTCGACGTGCGCGGCGGCCTGCTGATGCGCCAGATGCACCACTGGGCGGCGGCGATCTTCATCGCCGCGATGATGGTCCACCTGCTCCGTGTCGCCTTCACCGGCGCCTACCGCAAGCCGCGCGAGCTCAACTGGGTGATCGGCTGCCTCCTGCTGCTGCTCGGCACCCTCGAGGGCTTCACCGGCTACTCGCTCCCCGACGACCTGCTCTCGGGCACCGGCGTCCGCGCGGCTGACGGGTTCCTCAAGGCGACCCCGGTCGCCGGCAGCTACATGTCGTTCCTGCTCTTCGGCGGCGAGTTCCCCGGCGAGTCGATCATCCCGCGCCTCTACATCATCCACGTGCTGCTGATCCCGGGCATCCTGCTCGCGCTGATCGCCGCCCACATGCTGCTGCTCGTCTACCACAAGCACACGCAGTGGCCCGGCCCCGGCCGCACGGAGCAGAACGTCGTCGGCTTCCCGATGCTCCCGGTGTACGCCGCCAAGGCCGGTGGCTTCTTCTTCATGGTCTTCGGCGTCATCGCCATCATGGGCGGGCTGTTGTCGATCAACCCGGTGTGGAAGTTCGGCCCCTACGACCCGACCAAGGTGACGGCCGGCTCGCAGCCCGACTGGTACATGGGCTGGCCCGACGGCCTCCTGCGCATCATCCCGACCGGCTGGGAGTCGGTGATCTTCGGCTACACGATCTCGTGGAACGTGATGCTGCCGATCCTCATCGTGCCCCCGATGATGCTGGTCATCCTGATGCTCCTGCCGTTCATCGAGGGCTGGATCACGGGTGACAAGCGCGACCACCACCTGCTCCAGCGTCCGCGCAACGCGCCGACGCGCACGGCGGTCATGGTGTCCCTGATGACCTTCTACGGTCTCGCCTGGGCCGCGGGCGGCAACGACATCATCGCCATCAAGCTGCACCTCAGCATCAACCAGATCACCTACTTCATGCGGGTCGCGATCTTCCTCGGTCCGCTCCTGGCGTTCTGGATCACGCGCCGCTGGTGCATCTCGCTGCAGCGTCACGACAACGAGAAGCTGCTGCACGGCTACGAGACGGGCATCATCACCCGCTCCCCCGAGGGGCAGTACGCCGAGCGGCACCTGCCGATCAACGAGACGTCCGCCTACACCCTCACCGCGCGCGACCGCGACGAGGTCCACACGGTCGGGGGCGACACCGACGCCTCCGGTGTGGCTGCGCCCAACTCGCGCTCGGAGAAGCTGCGGGCCAAGCTCTCGTCGTGGATGTACAGCCACAACGTGCAGAAGCCCACGCGGGCCGAGCTCGAGGAGGCGCACCACCACGCCGAGCACGAGGCCGAGCTCCAGGCGGGCCTCGACCACCCGGTCGACGGTCACCAGTTCGACGACCACCGCCTGCGCGACACCGACGACGTGCCGCTGCGCGACCACTGA
- the qcrA gene encoding cytochrome bc1 complex Rieske iron-sulfur subunit, with translation MSNDNSSTTEHPVNAPDGTPVPYDTHVPTHRDAEPISDPGLPAHTWRPTDVDPKAEKRAERQIAAMFIAAMISAVLFVVAYFSFEVGDNWDTFAGLGASTITLGLTLGVSLLLIGTGIIHLARKLMADHEMVEMRHPAASPQEDRDATVQALNDGLAEAGIGRRPLVRNTMLGAIGVLGLPTIVLLRDLAPGDALDVDKLGQTIWEPGMRLVRDVVGTPILASEVEMGDLINAAPEAMFPTEENGYPELHGAEEQAEKAKGAIIVVRMDPDDITPLPGREKWTVDGIISYSKICTHVGCPISLYERTTHHVLCPCHQSTFDLADHAKVIFGPAARPLPQLPIAVDDEGYLVAQSDFNEPIGASFWEREKL, from the coding sequence GTGAGCAACGACAACTCCTCGACGACGGAGCACCCCGTCAACGCGCCCGACGGCACACCTGTGCCGTACGACACGCACGTGCCTACGCACCGCGACGCCGAGCCGATCTCCGACCCCGGCCTGCCGGCCCACACGTGGCGCCCCACCGACGTCGACCCCAAGGCCGAGAAGCGTGCCGAGCGCCAGATCGCGGCCATGTTCATCGCCGCCATGATCAGCGCCGTCCTGTTCGTGGTCGCCTACTTCTCCTTCGAGGTCGGCGACAACTGGGACACCTTCGCCGGACTCGGCGCGTCGACGATCACCCTGGGCCTGACCCTCGGCGTGAGCCTGCTGCTGATCGGCACCGGCATCATCCACCTGGCCCGCAAGCTGATGGCCGACCACGAGATGGTCGAGATGCGCCACCCGGCCGCGTCACCGCAGGAGGATCGCGACGCCACCGTCCAGGCCCTCAACGACGGTCTCGCGGAGGCCGGCATCGGCCGCCGCCCGCTGGTGCGCAACACCATGCTCGGCGCGATCGGCGTGCTCGGCCTGCCCACGATCGTGCTGCTGCGCGACCTGGCCCCCGGCGACGCCCTCGACGTCGACAAGCTCGGGCAGACCATCTGGGAGCCGGGCATGCGCCTGGTGCGCGACGTCGTCGGCACCCCGATCCTCGCCAGCGAGGTCGAGATGGGCGACCTGATCAACGCCGCCCCCGAGGCCATGTTCCCGACCGAGGAGAACGGCTACCCCGAGCTCCACGGCGCCGAGGAGCAGGCCGAGAAGGCCAAGGGCGCCATCATCGTCGTCCGGATGGATCCCGACGACATCACCCCGCTCCCGGGCCGCGAGAAGTGGACCGTCGACGGCATCATCTCCTACTCCAAGATCTGCACCCACGTAGGCTGCCCGATCTCCCTCTACGAGCGCACCACCCACCACGTGCTGTGCCCGTGCCACCAGTCGACCTTCGACCTCGCGGACCACGCGAAGGTCATCTTCGGTCCGGCTGCCCGCCCCCTCCCCCAGCTGCCCATCGCGGTGGATGACGAGGGATACCTGGTCGCCCAGAGCGACTTCAACGAGCCCATCGGGGCCAGTTTTTGGGAGCGTGAGAAGTTGTGA
- the qcrC gene encoding cytochrome bc1 complex diheme cytochrome c subunit, whose translation MRLLNRTAGRLSRHRRGPLAGLAVLLLGLLISGSLYTVLSPAQADSQASETEQVAKGKELFLASCSFCHGQNGEGVATVRDGYQLGPSLVGVGAAAVDFQVGTGRMPMASPGQQAPRKPVVFDDDEVAALAAYVASLGPGPAIPNEADYSIDELSEEERQEAISRGGQIFLTNCTACHNFNGAGGAMPRGGYAPTLHGVEPKYIFEAMLTGPQQMPNFSNGNLSPEEKRDVIAYLGSLEETPEYAGFTLGGLGPVSEGLFAWVIGIGGLVGAAVWIASHTTRTKKSKVNA comes from the coding sequence GTGCGTTTGCTCAACCGAACCGCTGGACGCCTCTCCCGGCACCGTCGGGGACCGCTTGCGGGTCTCGCCGTGCTGCTGCTGGGACTGTTGATCAGCGGCTCCCTCTACACGGTCCTCTCCCCCGCCCAGGCTGACTCGCAGGCGAGCGAGACCGAGCAGGTCGCGAAGGGCAAGGAGCTCTTCCTCGCCAGCTGCTCGTTCTGCCACGGCCAGAACGGCGAGGGCGTGGCCACCGTCCGCGACGGCTACCAGCTCGGCCCCTCGCTCGTGGGCGTGGGCGCGGCTGCCGTCGACTTCCAGGTCGGCACCGGCCGCATGCCGATGGCGAGCCCGGGCCAGCAGGCGCCGCGCAAGCCGGTCGTGTTCGACGACGACGAGGTCGCCGCCCTCGCCGCCTACGTCGCCTCGCTCGGCCCCGGCCCGGCCATCCCCAACGAGGCCGACTACTCGATCGACGAGCTGTCGGAGGAGGAGCGCCAGGAGGCGATCTCCCGCGGCGGCCAGATCTTCCTCACCAACTGCACCGCGTGCCACAACTTCAACGGCGCCGGCGGCGCGATGCCCCGTGGTGGCTACGCCCCCACGCTCCACGGCGTCGAGCCCAAGTACATCTTCGAGGCGATGCTCACCGGCCCCCAGCAGATGCCCAACTTCAGCAACGGGAACCTCTCCCCCGAGGAGAAGCGGGACGTCATCGCCTACCTCGGTAGCCTCGAGGAGACCCCCGAGTACGCCGGCTTCACGCTGGGTGGACTGGGCCCGGTCTCCGAGGGCCTCTTCGCCTGGGTGATCGGCATCGGGGGACTGGTGGGCGCGGCCGTCTGGATCGCCTCGCACACGACCCGCACGAAGAAGAGCAAGGTGAACGCGTGA
- the ctaE gene encoding aa3-type cytochrome oxidase subunit III, whose protein sequence is MPLVPANGHNVSVATATATIPASRLHGHHDRPSMVSVGTIIWLSSELMFFAALFASYFTIRAVSPELWAQETDKLNVPFSTANTAILVASSFACQWGVFAAERGQVGRTGGLLNFTKWGLREWFILTYVMGAVFIGGQALEYAELIEHGVTIPSSAYGSMFYLTTGFHGIHVAGGLIAFLFVLGRTYLARRFTHEQAVTAIVVSYYWHFVDVVWIGLFFTIYVIQ, encoded by the coding sequence GTGCCCCTTGTCCCCGCCAACGGCCATAATGTCTCCGTGGCGACAGCAACTGCGACGATTCCGGCCTCCCGTCTGCACGGGCACCACGACCGACCCAGCATGGTCAGCGTGGGCACGATCATCTGGCTCTCGAGCGAGCTGATGTTCTTCGCGGCGCTGTTCGCGTCCTACTTCACCATCCGGGCGGTGAGCCCCGAGCTGTGGGCGCAGGAGACCGACAAGCTCAACGTCCCGTTCTCCACCGCCAACACCGCGATCCTGGTGGCGTCGTCCTTCGCCTGCCAGTGGGGCGTCTTCGCCGCCGAGCGGGGCCAGGTCGGGCGCACCGGCGGCCTGCTCAACTTCACCAAGTGGGGCCTGCGCGAGTGGTTCATCCTCACCTACGTCATGGGCGCCGTGTTCATCGGCGGCCAGGCCCTGGAGTACGCCGAGCTGATCGAGCACGGCGTGACCATCCCGAGCTCCGCCTACGGCTCGATGTTCTACCTGACCACCGGTTTCCACGGCATCCACGTGGCCGGCGGACTGATCGCCTTCCTGTTCGTCCTGGGCCGCACCTACCTGGCCCGACGCTTCACCCACGAGCAAGCCGTCACCGCGATCGTCGTGTCCTACTACTGGCACTTCGTCGATGTGGTCTGGATCGGCCTGTTCTTCACGATCTACGTCATCCAGTAA
- a CDS encoding cytochrome c oxidase assembly protein, whose translation MLTALLALSADAAEVLPRFTLGRALTGWGIDPIPFVVTVWAVGLYSLGVAVLHRRGDRWPIGRTLSFVVLGMGSFAVATMSGLGIYDTTLLSVHMVQHMVLSMIVPLALALGAPVTLALRTLPPTPRRWLLVVLHSRVAKVLSFPPLAFVLYVASPWALYFSPWYDASLSSSFVHQMMHIHLVLVGTLFFWPLMGIDPVPGRVGYPFRVLLVIMTLPFHAFLGVTIMGQTTLIGEEHYQELREGPMGAWLPPMLEDQHLAGGILWASGDLIGLLFFGVLFVQWVRSSMKEATREDRRLDLAERRTRSAGAVTHASARGAGDDGYDASRD comes from the coding sequence GTGCTCACCGCCCTCCTCGCCCTCTCCGCGGACGCCGCCGAGGTCCTCCCGAGATTCACGCTCGGCCGTGCGCTCACGGGCTGGGGGATCGACCCGATCCCCTTCGTGGTGACCGTCTGGGCGGTCGGGCTGTACAGCCTCGGGGTGGCCGTCCTGCACCGCCGCGGCGACCGCTGGCCCATCGGTCGGACGCTGTCGTTCGTGGTGCTGGGGATGGGCTCGTTCGCCGTCGCCACCATGTCGGGACTGGGCATCTACGACACCACGCTGCTGAGCGTCCACATGGTCCAGCACATGGTGCTGTCGATGATCGTGCCGCTCGCCCTGGCGCTCGGTGCACCGGTCACGCTCGCCCTGCGCACGCTGCCGCCGACGCCGCGGCGGTGGCTGCTGGTGGTGCTCCACTCCCGGGTGGCCAAGGTGCTGTCCTTCCCGCCGCTGGCGTTCGTGCTCTACGTGGCCTCGCCGTGGGCGCTCTACTTCAGCCCCTGGTACGACGCCAGCCTCAGCTCGTCGTTCGTCCACCAGATGATGCACATCCACCTGGTCCTGGTCGGGACGCTGTTCTTCTGGCCGCTGATGGGCATCGACCCGGTGCCCGGCCGGGTCGGCTACCCGTTCCGCGTCCTCCTCGTGATCATGACGCTGCCGTTCCACGCGTTCCTGGGCGTCACGATCATGGGCCAGACGACGCTCATCGGCGAGGAGCACTACCAGGAGCTGCGGGAGGGACCGATGGGCGCCTGGCTGCCGCCGATGCTCGAGGACCAGCACCTCGCCGGTGGGATCCTCTGGGCCAGCGGCGACCTCATCGGCCTCCTGTTCTTCGGCGTCCTCTTCGTCCAGTGGGTGCGCTCGTCGATGAAGGAAGCGACCCGGGAGGACCGGCGACTCGACCTCGCGGAGCGGCGTACGCGATCGGCCGGTGCTGTGACGCATGCCTCGGCACGCGGCGCCGGTGACGACGGTTACGATGCCTCTCGTGACTGA
- a CDS encoding Rv3143 family two-component system response regulator: protein MTDAAADRALKVLVYSDDVNTRQQVILALGRRPHPDLPELEYVEVATEPVVLQNMDRGDIALAILDGEAVPAGGMGIAKQLKDEIYECPPVVVLTGRPQDAWLATWSRAEAAVPHPIDPIQLAEAVIGLLRPSVPATS from the coding sequence GTGACTGATGCCGCCGCAGACCGCGCCCTGAAGGTCCTCGTCTACAGCGACGACGTGAACACCCGCCAGCAGGTCATCCTCGCGCTCGGGCGCCGTCCGCACCCCGACCTCCCCGAGCTCGAGTACGTCGAGGTGGCCACCGAGCCGGTCGTCCTGCAGAACATGGACCGCGGCGACATCGCCCTCGCCATCCTCGACGGCGAGGCCGTCCCCGCCGGCGGCATGGGCATCGCCAAGCAGCTCAAGGACGAGATCTACGAGTGCCCGCCCGTCGTGGTGCTGACCGGCCGGCCGCAGGACGCCTGGCTCGCGACCTGGTCGCGCGCCGAGGCCGCCGTCCCGCACCCGATCGACCCGATCCAGCTCGCGGAGGCTGTCATCGGCCTGCTCCGGCCGTCGGTCCCGGCCACCTCCTGA
- the trpD gene encoding anthranilate phosphoribosyltransferase, whose product MSHTWPDVLSTLVAGDDLTTEQARWAMDEVFAGAATPVQLTGLVVALRAKGETVDEVTGIADAMLAAANPISVPGRLLDVVGTGGDRSMSVNISTMSAIVAAGAGARVVKHGNRSASSKSGSADVLEALGIRLDLPPSRVAEVADEAGITFCFSAAFHPAMRHAAVPRRELGIATTFNILGPLTNPARPQAQAIGCADPRMAPVMAGVLAGRGVDAWVFRGDDGLDELTTTTTSTLWRVREGEVTESSVDPASLGIARATTEDLRGGDAAHNADVVRRLLAGERGPVRDAVLLNAGAALAVYDSPESAVDSALAAGVTRAADAIDSGAAQAALERWVAATSA is encoded by the coding sequence ATGTCCCACACCTGGCCCGACGTCCTCTCCACGCTGGTCGCCGGTGACGACCTGACGACCGAGCAGGCGCGATGGGCCATGGACGAGGTCTTCGCCGGCGCGGCGACGCCCGTCCAGCTGACCGGACTCGTCGTGGCGCTCCGCGCCAAGGGCGAGACGGTGGACGAGGTCACCGGCATCGCCGACGCGATGCTCGCCGCGGCCAACCCGATCTCGGTGCCCGGCCGGCTGCTCGACGTCGTCGGCACGGGCGGTGACCGGTCGATGTCGGTCAACATCTCCACGATGTCCGCGATCGTCGCCGCCGGCGCCGGCGCGCGCGTGGTCAAGCACGGCAACCGCTCGGCCTCGTCGAAGTCCGGCTCCGCCGACGTGCTCGAGGCGCTCGGCATCCGTCTGGACCTGCCGCCGTCGCGCGTCGCCGAGGTGGCGGACGAGGCCGGCATCACCTTCTGCTTCTCCGCCGCGTTCCATCCTGCGATGCGCCACGCGGCCGTGCCGCGGCGTGAGCTCGGCATCGCCACGACGTTCAACATCCTCGGTCCGTTGACCAACCCGGCTCGGCCACAGGCGCAGGCCATCGGGTGCGCCGACCCCCGGATGGCGCCGGTCATGGCGGGCGTGCTGGCCGGCCGGGGGGTCGACGCGTGGGTCTTCCGCGGCGACGACGGCCTCGACGAGCTGACGACCACCACCACGTCGACCCTCTGGCGCGTCCGCGAGGGCGAGGTCACCGAGTCGTCGGTCGACCCGGCGTCCCTCGGCATCGCCCGGGCGACCACCGAGGACCTCCGTGGCGGCGACGCCGCGCACAACGCCGACGTCGTACGACGTCTCCTGGCGGGGGAGCGGGGCCCGGTCCGGGACGCGGTGCTGCTCAACGCGGGCGCCGCGCTGGCCGTCTACGACTCACCGGAATCCGCCGTCGACTCCGCGCTGGCCGCCGGGGTGACGAGGGCCGCCGACGCGATCGACTCCGGTGCGGCTCAGGCCGCGCTCGAGCGGTGGGTGGCGGCGACCTCCGCCTGA
- a CDS encoding YgjV family protein, translating into MTWLADHWLDVLGWGGSALLVYSLLQASVLRLRVLNAIACVILIVFNAALEVWPMVGMNTVLVAINAWFIVRLLHDRHDETAFEVLEVGPADEYLRHTLRVHGADILKFNPTFVHDPSDDQDAFLVQKGDETVGVVLLRETGDTADVLLDYVTPRYRDFSPGEFVWRKSGLLTDRGVRRVVTPPGMVGAYYDRLGFRREGESYVLEL; encoded by the coding sequence GTGACCTGGCTCGCTGACCACTGGCTCGACGTCCTCGGGTGGGGCGGGAGCGCCCTGCTCGTCTACTCGCTGTTGCAGGCGAGCGTCCTCCGTCTGCGCGTGCTCAACGCGATCGCGTGCGTGATCCTGATCGTGTTCAACGCCGCGCTCGAGGTCTGGCCGATGGTCGGCATGAACACCGTGCTCGTCGCCATCAACGCCTGGTTCATCGTCCGGCTCCTGCACGACCGTCACGACGAGACTGCCTTCGAGGTGCTCGAGGTCGGCCCCGCCGACGAGTACCTGCGCCACACCCTCCGTGTGCACGGAGCGGACATCCTGAAGTTCAACCCGACGTTCGTGCACGACCCCTCGGACGACCAGGACGCGTTTCTCGTGCAGAAGGGCGACGAGACCGTCGGCGTCGTGCTCCTGCGCGAGACCGGGGACACGGCCGACGTGCTGCTCGACTACGTCACGCCGCGATACCGGGATTTCTCCCCCGGCGAGTTCGTGTGGCGCAAGAGCGGCCTCCTCACCGACCGCGGGGTCCGCCGCGTGGTGACCCCGCCGGGAATGGTCGGCGCCTACTACGACCGGCTCGGTTTCCGCCGTGAGGGCGAGTCCTACGTCCTCGAGCTCTGA